The Streptomyces sp. NBC_00775 genome includes the window TTGGTCACCAGCGGCGCGGGCAGCTGGTCCTCCAGGATGCCGCTGGGCAGCTTGACGATCTCGGAGTCGTGGTCGGTCGGGCCGGTCTTGAACGTCTTTCCCTGCATCGCGGCCTTGATGTAGTACATGCCGTACTTGGCGTACGCGTCGGCGGGCTGCGAGACGGTGGCGTCGATCTCGCCCTTGCGGATGGCGTCGAACTCCTGCGGGATGCCGTCGTTCGAGACGATCGCGATGTGGCCCGCCTGGCCCGTCTTCTTCAGCATGCCCTTGGACTTGAGGGTCTGGAGGGTGGGAGCGAGGTAGACGCCGCCCGCCTGCATGTAGATGCCCTTGATGTCGGGGTTGGCGTTCAGCAGGGTGTCCAGCTTGGAGGCCGCGGTGTCGGACTCCCACTTGGCGGGGATCTCCAGGACCTTCAGCTTCGGGTAGTTCTTCCGCACGCAGGTGCGGAACGCCTCGGAACGCTCACGGCCGTTGACGGACGCCAGATCGCCCATGATCTGCACGACCTTGCCGGAGCTGATCTGCTTGCCGAGGTACTGACAGGCCTTCTCGCCGTACGCGACGTTGTTGGCGCGTACGACCATGGCGACCTTGCCCTTCTCGGGCGCGACGTCGACGGCGACCACGGGGACGCCCTTGCGCTCGGCCTGGTCGAGGCCGGCGGCGATGGCGGCGCTGTCCAGGGGAGCCACGACCAGGCCCTTCACACCCTGGTTGAGCTGGTTGTTGATGTCGGTGATCTGCTGCGACGGATCACTGTTGGAGTTGACGGTCTTGAGCGCGTCCACGCCCTCGGACGTCGCCATCTTCGGGACGTAGTCGTTGTACGACTGCCAGAACGGTGAGGTCAGCAGGGGCAGGATCACCCCGACCTTGCCGGTGCCGCCTCCACCGCCGCCCGAGGCCCCGGTGTCCTTGGTGCTGCCGCACGCCGTGAGCGCGAGGGTCGCGCAGGCGGCCACAGCCACCGCACTGAGGGAGATCCGCCTGTTTCGCAGTTTTCTGCCGGCCATCTAACAGCTCCTCGTTGAGCGAGATCGAGCAGGTGACCGCATATTTATCAGACCACTTCGCTGCCGCAACACCCTCCGGAGCCAAATTTCCCCGCTTTCAAGCGATAGTGGTCCGACCACTCCGGTGGTTAGACTGCGGCGCACCCGGCGACAGGAGGAAACGGCGTGGACGAGTCCGCCCCGCAGAAGGGCACCGTGACACAGCGCGCCATCGAGCAGATCACGGCGATGATCGGCGAGGGCCGTCTCGAGCCGGGCCAGCGGCTGCCGACCGAGCGTGATCTCGCCGCCCAGCTGGGCATCTCCCGCAGCTCGATGCGCGAGGCGATCCGCGCGCTCACGGTCATGGGCGTCCTGGAGGCACGGCACGGATCGGGCATCTACGTCACGCAGTTGGAGGCCGGGGACCTCCTGGAGACCTTCGGTGTGGTGGCCGATCTGTCCCGGGGCCCGCGCCTGGTCGAACTGCTGGAGATCCGCCGGATCCTGGAGTCGACGGCGACCGCGCTCGCCGCCGCCCGCATCTCGGCGGACGAGCTCGCCGAGGTCGAGAAACACCTCGCGGCGATGAACGCGACGGACGATCCGGAGGAGATCCTCGCCCACGACCTGGCCTTCCACCGCGCCATCGGGGCGGCGGCGGGCAACGAGACGATGGCGGCCATCCTGGAGGGCCTCTCCTCACGCACCTTCCGCGCCCGCGTCTGGCGCGGTTACCAGGAGGAGGGCGCCTTCGAGCGCACCCGGCGCGAGCACGCGGCGATCCACCGCGCGCTGGTGGCGCGCGATCCGGAGGCGGCACGGGCGGCGGCGGCCGCGCACGTGGGCGAGGTGGAGGAGTGGCTGCGGACCCAGCTCAAGCCGTAGTGGCTTGAGCTGGGACCTGCTTCGTACGGGGGCGGCGCGGCCTCGATCAGGCGACCTCTGCGCCCGGTGGCGGAGCGGCCTCGATCCGGCATCCGCTTCCCCTCGTGGCGAAGCGCCCCGGTCAGGCGCGCTTCAGCCTGAGTGTCACCAGCTCGAACGGGCGCAGCCGCAGCGTGATCCGGTCGCCTTCCCGCCCCGGTGCCGCCGCGTCCGCGAGCGGCCGCTCCAGCAGGTCGGTGACCGCGACGGCCGCGACCTCGAAGCCCGCCGTGAGCGAGACGCGCGTACGGCCGCCGCGGGACTCGTGGAAGCGGACGACCACGTCGCCACTGCCGTCGTCGGCCAGCTTGACCGCCGTCACGACGACCGCGTCCTGGTCGACGGTCACCAGCGGGGCGACCTCCTGGGAACCGGTCAGCCGCCGCTCCGGCACATTGATCCGCCACCCTTCGCGCACCGCGTCGCCGATCGCCGCACCCGGCACCAGCGCGTGCCGGAAGCGATGGACGCCCTGATCGGTCTCGGGGTCGGGGAAGCGCGGGGCGCGCAGCAGCGAGACGCGCACGGTGGTGGTCGTACCGGAGTCGGTGTCGCGGACGGTCCGGGTGACGTCATGGCCGTACGTCGAGTCGTTCACCAGGGCGACGCCCCAGCCGGGCTCCTCGATGTGCACGAACCGGTGGTTGCACGCCTCGAACTTGGCGGCCTCCCATGACGTGTTGGTGTGCGTGGGCCGGTAGAAGTGCCCGAACTGGGTCTCGGACGCGTACCGTTCGGCGTGCACGTCGAGCGGGAAGGCGAGCTTCAGGAACTTCTCGGTCTCGTGCCAGTCGACCTCGGTGTAGATGCCGAGCCGCGGCTCCCCCGGAGCGAGCGACAGCACCTGGGTGACCCGCGACACGCCGAAGGACCGTACGATCCGCACCGACACGCCGTCCTCACCAGGCACGACCTCGTCCGCGTCGACCAGGTCGGTGACCGTGTTGCGGTAGAACTCGTCGACGTCCCAGGCGTCCCACATGTTCGGGAAGTCGGGGTGGAGCTGGAGGAGGTTCGCCGCCTGCCCGGGCGCGATCGTCTCGCGGTCGGCGAGGAGGTCGTACGCGGAGACGACGAGCCCCCGTGCGTCGATCTCGACGTGCAGCAGGCCGTTGTCGAGGACGTAGCCGCCGTTCACGCGCGGCGCGAGCGCGGCCTCACCCTCGACG containing:
- a CDS encoding sugar ABC transporter substrate-binding protein, with the protein product MAGRKLRNRRISLSAVAVAACATLALTACGSTKDTGASGGGGGGTGKVGVILPLLTSPFWQSYNDYVPKMATSEGVDALKTVNSNSDPSQQITDINNQLNQGVKGLVVAPLDSAAIAAGLDQAERKGVPVVAVDVAPEKGKVAMVVRANNVAYGEKACQYLGKQISSGKVVQIMGDLASVNGRERSEAFRTCVRKNYPKLKVLEIPAKWESDTAASKLDTLLNANPDIKGIYMQAGGVYLAPTLQTLKSKGMLKKTGQAGHIAIVSNDGIPQEFDAIRKGEIDATVSQPADAYAKYGMYYIKAAMQGKTFKTGPTDHDSEIVKLPSGILEDQLPAPLVTKDNVDDPKLWGNTVT
- a CDS encoding FadR/GntR family transcriptional regulator, with translation MDESAPQKGTVTQRAIEQITAMIGEGRLEPGQRLPTERDLAAQLGISRSSMREAIRALTVMGVLEARHGSGIYVTQLEAGDLLETFGVVADLSRGPRLVELLEIRRILESTATALAAARISADELAEVEKHLAAMNATDDPEEILAHDLAFHRAIGAAAGNETMAAILEGLSSRTFRARVWRGYQEEGAFERTRREHAAIHRALVARDPEAARAAAAAHVGEVEEWLRTQLKP